From a single Candidatus Bipolaricaulota bacterium genomic region:
- a CDS encoding zinc metallopeptidase, with protein MYLWGLPFFMGPSILILLPALILALYAQYKVRSTYARYARVQTASGITAAQAAQRILAASGISDVEIQGIRGALSDHYDPRHRVLRLSEPNSQSVAAVGVAAHEAGHAIQHARGYKPLALRSAIVPVANLGSQLAFPLFFLGLIFRYEPFMTIGILAFSVAVLFTLVTLPVEFDASRRAIAALRDGYLVSEEELGEVKEVLFAAALTYVAAAAMAALQLLMLLSVSRRR; from the coding sequence ATGTACTTGTGGGGGCTTCCTTTCTTCATGGGGCCGAGCATCTTGATTCTGTTGCCCGCACTCATCCTAGCACTCTATGCCCAGTACAAGGTGCGCTCCACCTACGCGCGCTATGCGCGGGTGCAGACCGCGTCTGGAATCACTGCTGCTCAGGCGGCGCAGCGGATTCTGGCGGCGTCCGGGATCTCCGACGTCGAGATCCAGGGGATCCGCGGTGCTCTGTCCGACCATTACGACCCACGGCACAGGGTCCTCCGCCTGTCCGAGCCCAATTCCCAGTCCGTGGCAGCGGTCGGGGTGGCGGCGCACGAAGCCGGCCACGCGATCCAGCACGCCCGTGGTTACAAGCCCCTCGCGCTGCGCAGCGCGATCGTCCCAGTGGCCAACCTCGGCTCCCAACTTGCGTTTCCCCTGTTCTTCCTCGGGCTGATCTTCCGGTACGAACCGTTCATGACGATCGGAATCCTCGCGTTCTCTGTCGCAGTCCTGTTCACTCTGGTGACGCTGCCGGTCGAGTTCGATGCCTCGCGCCGGGCGATCGCCGCCCTGCGGGACGGGTACCTGGTGAGCGAAGAGGAGCTCGGCGAGGTGAAAGAGGTCCTGTTTGCTGCCGCTCTCACCTACGTCGCCGCTGCGGCCATGGCTGCGCTCCAGCTCCTGATGCTCCTCTCGGTGAGCAGGCGGAGATGA
- a CDS encoding class I SAM-dependent methyltransferase gives MVYLGIALGAITLGFIWWNLSLDALWQPTDRTTVQLILSLAGVKPGETVVDLGCGDGRIVVAAAREYNAYARGVEIDPFRALWGKTWIRLAGLSDRARITWGDMYQFDLSAADVVVLFLSGKANQKLTRKLSRELRTGARIVSYYHPLYDFAPVEVGRAKDGYPLYLYRMGVSDV, from the coding sequence ATGGTCTACCTCGGGATCGCGCTCGGTGCGATCACCCTTGGCTTCATCTGGTGGAACCTCTCCCTCGACGCCCTGTGGCAGCCGACCGATCGCACCACGGTTCAGTTGATCCTGTCCCTTGCCGGAGTGAAGCCGGGCGAGACCGTGGTCGATCTCGGCTGCGGGGACGGGAGGATCGTGGTGGCGGCAGCGCGGGAATACAACGCCTACGCCCGCGGGGTGGAGATCGACCCGTTCCGCGCGCTGTGGGGGAAAACGTGGATCCGCCTCGCCGGGTTGAGCGACCGGGCACGGATCACCTGGGGTGACATGTACCAGTTCGATTTATCCGCCGCGGACGTCGTCGTCCTGTTCCTCTCCGGGAAGGCGAACCAGAAGCTGACGCGCAAGCTCTCCCGCGAGCTGCGGACAGGGGCGCGGATCGTCTCCTACTACCACCCCCTGTACGACTTCGCCCCGGTGGAAGTGGGAAGGGCAAAGGATGGGTACCCCCTCTACCTCTATCGGATGGGGGTCTCAGATGTCTAG
- the rpe gene encoding ribulose-phosphate 3-epimerase, whose translation MKLSPSLLSADFGNLRAEAREVEPLADYFHIDVMDGHFVDNLTIGPPVVNSLRRGLEKPFDIHLMIDYPIHYAPRFEVTPADMITFHFESKDEPFRTIEEIRRLGCKVGISLRPITPITAVFPYLDLVDLVLVMSVEPGFGGQKFMPEAVDRIEKLRAEIGERPVTISVDGGINATNVGKVVNAGAELIVAGSAIFGKPDRIAAMRALIAAAS comes from the coding sequence ATGAAGCTCTCCCCATCCCTTCTGTCGGCTGACTTCGGGAACCTGCGGGCCGAGGCGCGGGAGGTCGAGCCGCTCGCCGACTACTTCCACATCGACGTAATGGACGGGCACTTCGTCGACAACCTGACGATCGGGCCGCCGGTGGTGAACTCACTGCGCCGCGGACTGGAGAAGCCGTTCGACATCCATCTGATGATCGACTATCCGATCCACTACGCACCCCGGTTCGAGGTCACCCCGGCCGATATGATCACATTCCACTTCGAATCGAAGGACGAGCCGTTCCGGACGATCGAGGAGATCCGGAGGCTCGGGTGCAAGGTCGGGATCTCGCTTCGACCGATTACCCCGATCACCGCGGTCTTCCCCTACCTCGACCTCGTCGACCTCGTCCTGGTGATGAGCGTCGAACCCGGATTCGGGGGGCAGAAGTTCATGCCGGAAGCGGTGGATCGGATTGAGAAGCTGAGGGCGGAGATCGGGGAACGGCCGGTTACGATCTCGGTAGACGGCGGGATCAACGCGACCAACGTCGGCAAGGTAGTCAATGCCGGGGCGGAGCTGATCGTCGCTGGATCGGCGATCTTCGGGAAACCGGATCGAATCGCCGCCATGCGCGCCCTGATCGCAGCAGCGAGCTGA
- a CDS encoding MGMT family protein: MSRLYDEIYAVVRQIPLGKVATYGQIGMSLDPPCPARTVGWALAALGRTNVHPPVPWHRVVSAQGEVRMGERQRRLLEGEGIEFDAAGRIDLRRFGWDGG, from the coding sequence ATGAGTCGATTGTACGATGAGATCTATGCGGTGGTGCGGCAAATCCCGCTGGGCAAGGTCGCTACCTACGGGCAGATCGGAATGAGCCTTGATCCTCCATGTCCGGCCCGCACCGTGGGCTGGGCCCTCGCCGCCCTGGGAAGGACGAACGTTCACCCCCCTGTCCCGTGGCACCGGGTGGTGAGCGCGCAGGGCGAAGTACGCATGGGTGAACGCCAGCGGCGGCTCCTCGAAGGGGAGGGGATCGAGTTCGACGCGGCAGGGAGGATCGACCTGCGAAGGTTTGGGTGGGATGGAGGCTAG
- the plsY gene encoding glycerol-3-phosphate 1-O-acyltransferase PlsY, translating into MSLIGLILIAYLIGAIPTALIAGKLIKGIDIRKVGSGNVGATNTWRALGWKAGVAVLVIDLGKGLIAATLIPRIPLGPLPLGAPETAVLCGLAAVIGHVFPVYIGFRGGKGVATTTGMLIGVAPLPLGIAAGVFALALVLTGRVSVGSLLGAVSVPIAIGLFNHYGIGTYPPLLLGLTSGLAAFILFTHRSNISRLLRGEERPLIKPLLSRKSDRR; encoded by the coding sequence ATGAGTCTTATCGGCCTTATTCTGATCGCGTATCTGATCGGAGCGATCCCCACCGCGCTCATCGCGGGAAAGCTGATCAAGGGGATCGACATCCGGAAGGTCGGAAGCGGAAACGTGGGTGCGACGAACACGTGGCGCGCCCTGGGATGGAAGGCCGGGGTGGCGGTGCTAGTGATCGACCTAGGGAAGGGACTGATCGCCGCAACGCTCATTCCCCGGATCCCGCTCGGCCCTCTCCCCCTCGGGGCGCCGGAAACGGCTGTCCTGTGCGGCCTGGCTGCGGTCATCGGGCACGTGTTTCCGGTCTACATCGGATTCCGCGGGGGAAAAGGGGTTGCCACCACGACCGGGATGCTGATCGGGGTCGCACCGCTCCCGCTCGGGATCGCCGCCGGGGTGTTCGCGCTCGCACTCGTACTCACCGGCCGGGTGTCGGTCGGCTCGCTCCTCGGCGCAGTCAGCGTCCCGATCGCGATCGGGCTGTTCAATCACTATGGGATCGGGACCTATCCTCCGCTCCTTCTCGGGCTCACCTCCGGGTTGGCCGCGTTCATCTTGTTCACCCACCGGAGCAATATCTCCCGCCTTCTCCGCGGGGAGGAACGCCCGCTGATAAAGCCGCTCTTGAGCCGGAAGTCCGACAGGCGCTGA
- the gyrB gene encoding DNA topoisomerase (ATP-hydrolyzing) subunit B: MVYEADQIKVLEDLEAVRVRPGMYIGSTGQAGLMHLIEEIVDNSIDEALAGYCTEIHVIVHPDNSVTVWDNGRGMPVGIHKEAGINAVELVMTTLHAGGKFDNKSYRVSGGLHGVGVSVVNALSEYMRVEVRRNGKLYRQEFSRGQKLTELEVVGEADDTGTTITFLPDSEIFGEIHYNFSKLSHRLKELSYLNGGLLIVLTNEAAGVTRRYQAKGGIVSFVKELAANKEPLHPKPIYVHGAENGIDVEIAMQFTDSYDESIFAFANNINTVDGGTHLTGFKTALTKFLNDYGREKRILRKNDPNLRGDDIREGLVAIISVKIPNPEFEGQTKTKLGNPEVASIVAGILQEELTLYFKKQPKVARAIIEKSITASRARAAAAKARKMVRRKGALAATTLPGKLSDCSSTDPEKSELFIVEGDSAGGSAKQGRDRTFQAILPLRGKVLNVEKARLAKLLDNKELRSIITALGTGIREEFDINKLRYHKLILMADADVDGAHIRTLLLTFFYRYLRALIENGYVYIAQPPLYQVKDGKKTLYLYSDEELEEFRANHDGKFTMKRFKGLGEMNPRELWETTMNPEKRILKRVEIRDALEADEIFSTLMGSDVEQRRDFIRENSDKITTLDI, from the coding sequence ATGGTATACGAAGCCGATCAGATCAAGGTATTAGAAGATTTAGAGGCGGTGCGCGTCCGTCCCGGGATGTACATCGGGAGCACCGGCCAGGCCGGGTTGATGCACCTGATCGAGGAGATCGTCGATAACTCGATCGACGAGGCGCTCGCCGGGTACTGCACGGAGATCCACGTGATCGTCCATCCGGACAACTCGGTCACTGTGTGGGACAACGGGCGTGGGATGCCGGTTGGAATCCACAAGGAGGCCGGGATCAACGCCGTCGAACTCGTGATGACAACCCTCCATGCCGGAGGAAAGTTCGACAACAAGAGCTACCGGGTGAGCGGAGGGCTGCACGGGGTCGGGGTATCGGTGGTCAATGCCCTGTCCGAGTACATGCGCGTCGAGGTGCGCCGGAACGGTAAGCTCTACCGCCAGGAGTTCTCCCGCGGGCAGAAGCTGACCGAGCTCGAAGTCGTGGGAGAGGCGGACGATACCGGGACGACGATCACCTTCCTCCCCGATTCCGAGATCTTCGGGGAGATCCACTACAACTTCTCCAAGCTCTCCCACCGCTTGAAGGAGCTCTCCTACTTAAACGGCGGGCTCCTCATCGTCCTCACCAACGAGGCGGCTGGAGTGACGCGCCGCTACCAGGCGAAGGGAGGAATCGTTTCCTTCGTCAAGGAGCTGGCGGCGAACAAGGAGCCGCTCCATCCCAAACCGATCTACGTCCACGGAGCGGAGAACGGGATCGATGTCGAGATCGCGATGCAGTTCACCGACAGCTACGACGAGTCGATATTCGCGTTCGCCAACAACATCAACACGGTCGACGGCGGGACCCACCTGACCGGGTTCAAGACCGCCCTGACCAAGTTCCTGAACGACTACGGCCGGGAGAAGAGGATCCTGCGCAAGAACGACCCCAACCTGCGGGGTGACGACATCCGCGAGGGGTTGGTGGCGATCATCTCGGTGAAGATTCCAAACCCGGAGTTCGAGGGACAGACCAAGACCAAGCTGGGAAATCCTGAGGTGGCGAGCATCGTCGCCGGGATCCTGCAGGAGGAGCTGACCCTCTACTTCAAGAAGCAGCCCAAGGTGGCACGGGCGATCATCGAGAAGTCGATCACCGCCTCCCGGGCGCGGGCCGCAGCGGCAAAGGCGCGGAAGATGGTGCGACGCAAAGGAGCGCTCGCCGCCACCACCCTCCCGGGGAAGCTCTCCGACTGCTCGAGCACCGACCCGGAGAAGAGCGAGCTGTTCATCGTGGAGGGGGATTCGGCCGGCGGGAGCGCCAAGCAGGGGCGCGACCGGACGTTCCAGGCGATCCTCCCACTGCGGGGGAAGGTCCTGAACGTGGAGAAGGCGCGGCTCGCCAAGCTCCTCGACAACAAGGAGCTCCGCTCGATCATCACCGCCCTCGGGACCGGGATCCGGGAGGAGTTCGACATCAACAAGCTCCGCTACCACAAGCTGATCCTGATGGCCGACGCCGACGTGGACGGGGCGCACATCCGCACCCTGCTCCTCACCTTCTTCTACCGCTACCTGCGCGCCCTGATCGAGAACGGCTACGTGTACATCGCCCAGCCGCCCCTCTACCAGGTGAAGGACGGGAAGAAGACCCTCTATCTCTATTCGGACGAGGAGTTGGAGGAGTTCCGGGCCAATCACGACGGGAAGTTCACCATGAAGCGGTTCAAGGGGCTGGGAGAGATGAACCCGCGCGAGCTGTGGGAGACGACGATGAACCCGGAAAAGCGGATCCTGAAGCGGGTGGAGATCCGCGACGCCCTCGAGGCGGACGAGATCTTCTCCACCCTGATGGGAAGCGACGTGGAACAGCGACGGGACTTCATCCGGGAGAACAGCGACAAGATCACAACGCTCGATATCTAA
- the ftsH gene encoding ATP-dependent zinc metalloprotease FtsH: MERDPLKELRNRNLRNVAVIAVIVILGLILLQSWFGGSRTKNEIDYTTFRAFVESDQISSIVIKDDRGTAQTVSGGTVIVDLPSDPSLYEPLLLEHNVRIQYEPSSQNSILLSLLISVLPIILLIGVWIYIMRRTQGGGAMSFGQSKAKLVQPYATQVTFADVAGIDEVKEEVEEVVEYLKDPKRFARLGAEIPKGILLVGAPGTGKTLLAKAIAGEAHVPFFSISGSDFVEMFVGVGAARVRDMFAKAKASAPCIIFIDEIDAVGRKRGAGLGGGHDEREQTLNQLLAEMDGFQPNKGIIILAATNRPDVLDPALLRPGRFDRRITTPRPDLKGREEIIKLHLRNKKIGPDVDPSILARRTPGFVGADLKNLCNEAALLAARSNKDQVDMSDFEEAIDRVIAGVKRKGIVLTEEVRERIAYHESGHALLGRLLPKADPVHRISIIPRGDGSLGFTLQLPLEDKYIVSEEELEDKLITLFGGRAAEEIVFNELTTGAYDDLKKATQLAKRMVVEYGMSDKLGPISLAREHVNVFLGEEIVKSDEHSEELSSLVDSEIRSLITRTYEKAKQLLSEHRSVLDRLAHALLEKEVLAGKELDELFSTLVPSPAA, from the coding sequence ATGGAAAGAGACCCGCTTAAAGAACTTAGAAATCGGAATTTGCGGAACGTCGCGGTAATCGCGGTGATCGTGATCCTGGGACTGATTTTGCTTCAGTCCTGGTTCGGGGGGAGCCGCACCAAGAACGAGATCGACTACACCACGTTCCGCGCATTTGTGGAGAGCGATCAGATCAGCTCGATCGTGATCAAGGACGACCGCGGGACGGCGCAGACGGTGAGCGGGGGGACGGTGATCGTCGATCTCCCGAGCGACCCGAGCCTGTACGAGCCGCTCTTGTTGGAGCATAACGTCAGGATTCAGTACGAGCCGTCGTCGCAGAATAGCATCCTCCTGTCGCTTCTGATCTCTGTCCTCCCGATCATCCTCCTGATCGGGGTGTGGATATACATCATGCGCCGCACTCAGGGGGGCGGGGCAATGAGCTTCGGCCAGTCGAAGGCGAAGCTGGTCCAGCCGTACGCGACCCAGGTCACATTCGCCGACGTCGCCGGGATCGACGAGGTCAAGGAGGAAGTGGAGGAGGTAGTCGAGTATCTGAAGGATCCGAAGCGGTTCGCCCGGCTGGGGGCGGAGATCCCGAAGGGGATCCTCCTCGTCGGAGCACCGGGTACCGGGAAGACCCTCCTTGCCAAGGCGATCGCCGGCGAGGCGCACGTCCCGTTCTTCTCGATCAGCGGATCGGACTTCGTCGAGATGTTCGTCGGAGTCGGAGCGGCGCGGGTGCGGGACATGTTCGCCAAGGCGAAGGCGTCCGCTCCGTGCATCATCTTCATCGACGAGATCGACGCCGTCGGGCGCAAGCGCGGTGCCGGACTCGGCGGCGGGCACGACGAGCGTGAGCAGACCCTGAACCAGCTCCTCGCCGAGATGGACGGATTCCAGCCGAACAAGGGGATCATCATCCTCGCGGCGACTAACCGGCCCGACGTCCTCGATCCGGCGCTCCTGCGCCCGGGGCGGTTCGACCGGCGGATCACCACCCCGCGCCCCGATCTGAAGGGGAGGGAGGAGATCATCAAGCTCCATCTTCGCAACAAGAAGATTGGTCCGGACGTCGATCCCTCGATCCTCGCCCGCCGCACCCCGGGGTTCGTCGGCGCGGACCTGAAGAACCTGTGCAACGAGGCGGCGCTGCTCGCCGCACGCAGCAACAAGGACCAGGTCGATATGTCCGACTTCGAGGAGGCGATCGACCGGGTGATCGCCGGAGTGAAGCGGAAGGGGATCGTCCTCACCGAAGAGGTACGGGAGCGGATCGCCTACCACGAGTCCGGCCACGCCCTCCTTGGCCGCCTTCTTCCCAAGGCCGATCCGGTACACCGGATCTCGATCATCCCCCGCGGGGACGGATCGCTCGGGTTCACCCTGCAGCTTCCGCTTGAGGACAAGTACATCGTCTCCGAGGAGGAGCTCGAGGACAAGCTCATCACCCTGTTCGGCGGCCGGGCGGCGGAGGAGATCGTGTTCAACGAGCTCACCACCGGGGCGTACGACGACCTGAAGAAGGCGACCCAGCTCGCCAAGCGGATGGTGGTCGAGTACGGGATGAGCGACAAGCTCGGCCCGATCAGCCTGGCGCGCGAGCACGTCAACGTCTTCCTCGGCGAGGAGATCGTGAAGAGCGACGAGCACTCCGAGGAGCTCTCCTCCCTCGTCGACTCCGAGATCCGCTCGTTGATCACCCGGACCTACGAGAAAGCGAAGCAGCTCCTGTCCGAGCACCGATCCGTCCTCGACCGGCTGGCACACGCCCTGCTGGAGAAGGAGGTCCTCGCCGGCAAGGAGCTCGATGAGCTCTTCTCGACCCTCGTTCCGTCCCCTGCCGCCTGA
- a CDS encoding adenylosuccinate lyase, with amino-acid sequence MIERYSLSPMRELWTLEAQYVRWLEVELAALAALEAHGDVPAGTYAAVRDRVHVNPDRIAAIEAEIHHDLLAFIRSLEEQAGPPGRFIHQGLTSSDVKDTALSLQMRDGLDIILNEATGLKELLLEKAVEYQELVIIGRTHGMHAEPTTLGLKFGNWAAEIARDLVRLQAAQATISVGKLSGPVGTYSQISPEVEKRALEKLGLRPAPVASQILQRDRHAEVLSALAITGASLEKIALEIRHLSRTEVGEVEEPQPEGSSSMPHKRNPITAERICGLARILRGNLQAALENIALWHERDMSHSSVERVVIPDSFLLVHYMLVKTTKLVAGLVVHRDRIAANLHLTRGAIHSQAVLLELVKAGMPRRAAHEAVKRAAERAVREDADFFAALRADPQVAPILADAKLDEDALLARLRKMSSRMIENLRKEIG; translated from the coding sequence ATGATCGAACGATATAGCCTGTCACCGATGCGGGAGCTGTGGACGCTGGAAGCGCAGTACGTCCGCTGGCTCGAGGTCGAGCTCGCCGCGCTCGCGGCGCTGGAGGCGCATGGCGATGTCCCGGCGGGGACGTACGCTGCGGTGCGGGACAGGGTGCACGTGAATCCCGACCGGATCGCCGCGATCGAGGCGGAGATCCATCACGATCTGCTCGCGTTCATTCGCTCGCTCGAGGAGCAGGCCGGCCCGCCGGGACGATTCATCCATCAGGGGCTCACCTCATCCGACGTCAAGGACACGGCCCTGTCCCTGCAGATGCGGGACGGGCTCGACATCATCCTCAACGAGGCGACCGGGCTGAAGGAGCTGCTCCTCGAGAAGGCGGTCGAGTACCAAGAATTGGTCATCATCGGCCGGACGCACGGGATGCACGCTGAGCCGACGACCCTGGGGCTGAAGTTCGGGAACTGGGCGGCGGAGATCGCCCGCGATCTCGTGCGGTTGCAAGCTGCACAAGCGACGATCAGCGTGGGGAAGCTCTCCGGCCCGGTCGGGACCTATTCGCAGATCTCGCCGGAGGTGGAGAAGCGCGCGCTTGAGAAACTCGGCCTGCGCCCCGCGCCGGTGGCGAGTCAGATCCTCCAGCGCGATCGCCACGCCGAGGTCCTGTCCGCGCTTGCGATCACCGGAGCGAGCCTGGAGAAGATCGCGCTGGAGATAAGGCACCTCTCCCGCACCGAGGTGGGCGAGGTGGAGGAGCCGCAGCCGGAGGGGTCATCATCCATGCCGCACAAGCGCAATCCGATCACCGCCGAGCGGATCTGCGGTCTGGCCCGGATCCTGCGTGGGAACCTGCAGGCAGCGCTGGAGAACATCGCCCTGTGGCACGAGCGGGACATGTCCCACTCGTCGGTCGAGCGGGTGGTGATCCCGGACTCGTTCCTCCTCGTTCACTACATGCTGGTGAAGACGACAAAACTGGTTGCCGGGCTCGTCGTGCATCGCGACCGGATTGCGGCGAACCTCCACCTCACCCGCGGGGCGATCCACTCCCAGGCCGTCCTCCTGGAGCTGGTGAAGGCGGGGATGCCGCGCCGTGCTGCGCATGAGGCGGTGAAGCGGGCGGCGGAACGCGCGGTGCGCGAGGATGCCGATTTCTTCGCCGCACTCCGCGCGGACCCCCAGGTTGCTCCCATCCTTGCCGACGCGAAGCTCGACGAGGACGCGCTGCTCGCCCGGCTGCGGAAGATGAGTTCGCGGATGATCGAGAACCTGAGAAAGGAGATCGGTTGA
- a CDS encoding VanZ family protein, whose product MNRKLFWRTVLIAYAGAIFYLSSLPLTNGGPLLPIPGGDKILHCGEFFLFGLLAAAGSFGKRPILAAFVLTAVYAGSDELHQLFVPARDASIADWGADIAGGIIAAGTAFLFLRRTLSGVHRRFILNGRNSDKGE is encoded by the coding sequence ATGAACAGGAAGTTGTTCTGGCGCACAGTTCTGATCGCCTACGCCGGGGCGATCTTCTACCTCTCCTCGCTCCCGCTCACAAACGGCGGCCCGCTCCTCCCGATCCCGGGAGGGGATAAGATTCTCCACTGCGGGGAGTTCTTCCTGTTCGGGTTGTTGGCCGCGGCGGGCTCGTTCGGGAAAAGACCGATCCTCGCTGCCTTCGTCCTGACCGCGGTCTACGCCGGAAGCGACGAGTTGCATCAACTGTTCGTTCCGGCCCGCGACGCCTCGATCGCCGACTGGGGAGCGGACATCGCCGGGGGGATCATCGCAGCGGGAACGGCGTTTCTGTTCCTGCGCCGGACCTTGTCCGGTGTTCACCGTCGATTTATACTTAACGGGCGGAATTCGGATAAGGGGGAATGA
- the ribD gene encoding bifunctional diaminohydroxyphosphoribosylaminopyrimidine deaminase/5-amino-6-(5-phosphoribosylamino)uracil reductase RibD, whose amino-acid sequence MNPTNPTNSVDERYMRLALELARRGEGYTNPNPIVGAVVVKDGEIIGRGWHKRFGGPHAEVFALEEAGEEAAGATIYVTLEPCSHYGKTPPCADRIIAAGISRGVVARRGPNPLVSGRGIDKLRAAGIEVTEGVLKQEAQRANEIFFKFITTRIPFVLLKLAESIDGKIATRTGDSKWITGKEARTEVHRLRRRFAAVLVGATTAIRDDPLLTVRHVKGPNPVRIVLDGAGRIPLDLRMFHQEGRTIVATAAMPEEKEERLRAQAVEVWRLPGAEGKVDLRRLLGRLGEENLDSLLVEGGSETAAAFLEARLVDKVALFIAPIIIGGRNAVTAVGGSGVERVTAALRLKDVVIARFGDDLLVSGYPAGLSPDAGGGV is encoded by the coding sequence ATGAACCCAACAAACCCCACGAACTCGGTCGATGAGCGCTACATGCGCCTCGCACTTGAGCTCGCCCGGCGGGGTGAGGGATACACCAATCCGAACCCGATCGTCGGCGCGGTGGTGGTAAAGGATGGAGAGATCATCGGCCGGGGCTGGCATAAACGGTTCGGCGGGCCGCACGCCGAGGTCTTCGCCCTGGAGGAAGCGGGGGAGGAGGCGGCTGGCGCGACGATCTACGTCACCCTCGAACCGTGCTCCCACTACGGGAAGACTCCACCGTGTGCCGATCGGATCATCGCGGCCGGCATCTCCCGCGGCGTCGTCGCCCGCCGCGGTCCGAACCCGCTCGTGAGCGGTCGGGGGATAGATAAACTTCGCGCCGCCGGGATCGAAGTGACGGAAGGGGTGCTCAAACAGGAAGCGCAGCGCGCGAACGAGATCTTCTTCAAGTTCATCACCACCAGGATCCCGTTCGTTCTCCTCAAGCTCGCCGAGAGCATCGACGGGAAGATCGCGACCCGGACCGGCGATTCAAAGTGGATCACCGGGAAGGAGGCGCGGACCGAGGTCCATCGCCTCCGCCGAAGGTTCGCCGCCGTCCTCGTCGGAGCAACCACCGCGATCCGCGACGATCCGCTCCTCACCGTCCGTCACGTCAAGGGCCCGAATCCCGTGCGGATCGTACTCGACGGTGCTGGTCGGATCCCGCTTGATCTGAGGATGTTCCATCAGGAGGGAAGGACGATCGTCGCCACCGCAGCGATGCCGGAGGAGAAGGAGGAGCGGCTTCGCGCTCAGGCAGTCGAGGTCTGGCGCCTGCCCGGAGCTGAGGGGAAGGTCGACCTACGAAGGCTCCTGGGGCGGCTCGGGGAGGAGAACCTCGACTCCCTTCTGGTCGAAGGGGGGAGTGAGACCGCAGCTGCGTTCCTGGAGGCGCGGCTGGTGGACAAAGTCGCGCTATTCATCGCCCCGATCATCATCGGCGGCCGCAACGCGGTCACGGCGGTCGGAGGGAGCGGAGTCGAGCGAGTCACCGCTGCGCTCAGGCTCAAGGACGTTGTGATCGCGCGGTTCGGGGACGATCTGCTTGTAAGCGGCTACCCGGCCGGACTTTCTCCGGACGCGGGCGGGGGAGTATGA
- a CDS encoding alpha/beta hydrolase: protein MRGVMKAIIAFLVFVLVGLSAVGKPWSAERIVKDVTYCTVAGVDLTMDLYYPQTGGSPYPVVIYVHGGGWTSGSKRGGAGMRDVPTLLAHGYVVAAIDYRLAPAYKFPAQIEDVKCAVRYLRVHADELRIDPDRIGAYGGSAGGHLVALLGTADNDAFSGDCPWEASSRVQAVVDMFGPADFSLFEFIGSKKAMSVFGASDATDPIFAQASPVTWASSDDPPFLILHGDKDPVVPLSQSQSLYDHLQAAGVPAELVVVKNAGHGFKPTGGKIDPSRQEISELIASFFDRWLR, encoded by the coding sequence ATGCGCGGAGTGATGAAGGCGATAATTGCATTCCTGGTCTTTGTTCTGGTCGGCCTGAGCGCCGTGGGAAAACCTTGGAGCGCAGAAAGGATCGTCAAGGATGTTACCTATTGCACGGTGGCCGGTGTCGACTTAACGATGGATCTCTACTACCCGCAGACCGGGGGTTCTCCGTATCCAGTTGTGATCTACGTCCACGGCGGTGGTTGGACAAGCGGGTCGAAGCGCGGCGGGGCGGGGATGCGCGACGTTCCAACCCTCCTCGCTCACGGCTACGTTGTCGCCGCGATCGACTATCGCCTCGCCCCGGCCTACAAGTTCCCCGCCCAGATCGAAGATGTTAAGTGCGCTGTACGCTACCTCCGTGTCCACGCCGACGAGCTCAGGATCGATCCGGATCGCATCGGCGCCTACGGCGGAAGCGCGGGCGGGCACCTCGTCGCCCTCCTCGGAACGGCGGACAACGACGCATTTTCCGGCGACTGCCCCTGGGAGGCCTCGAGCCGGGTGCAGGCGGTGGTCGATATGTTCGGCCCGGCCGACTTCTCTTTGTTCGAGTTCATCGGCTCGAAGAAGGCGATGTCGGTGTTCGGGGCGTCCGACGCGACCGATCCGATCTTCGCTCAGGCGAGCCCGGTCACCTGGGCTTCGTCCGATGATCCGCCGTTTCTCATCCTGCACGGGGACAAAGACCCTGTCGTCCCGCTGTCGCAGTCACAGAGCCTGTACGATCACCTGCAAGCCGCTGGCGTTCCGGCAGAGCTTGTGGTGGTGAAAAACGCTGGGCACGGGTTCAAGCCGACCGGCGGAAAGATCGATCCGAGTCGTCAAGAGATCTCGGAGCTGATCGCCTCTTTCTTCGACCGCTGGCTCCGCTAA